One genomic region from Pseudorca crassidens isolate mPseCra1 chromosome 11, mPseCra1.hap1, whole genome shotgun sequence encodes:
- the AEBP2 gene encoding zinc finger protein AEBP2 isoform X2, with product MYAPRYTSISSTIMDVDSTISSGRSTPAMMNGQGSTTSSSKNIAYNCCWDQCQASFNSSPDLADHIRSIHVDGQRGGVFVCLWKGCKVYNTPSTSQSWLQRHMLTHSGDKPFKCVVGGCNASFASQGGLARHVPTHFSQQNSSKVSSQPKAKEESPSKAGMNKRRKLKNKRRRSLPRPHDFFDAQTLDAIRHRAICFNLSAHIESLGKGHSVVFHSTVIAKRKEDSGKIKLLLHWMPEDILPDVWVNESERHQLKTKVVHLSKLPKDTALLLDPNIYRTMPQKRLKRTLIRKVFNLYLSKQ from the exons caTAAGCAGTACTATAATGGATGTAGACAGCACAATTTCCAGTGGGCGTTCAACTCCAGCAATGATGAATGGACAAGGAAGCACTACTTCTTCAAGCAAAAATATTGCCTATAATTGTTGTTGGGACCAGTGCCAGGCTTCCTTCAACTCTAGTCCAGATCTGGCAGATCACATCCGTTCCATACATGTAGATGGTCAGCGAGGAGGG GTATTtgtttgcttatggaaaggttgTAAAGTATATAACACTCCGTCAACCAGTCAGAGTTGGTTACAGAGGCATATGCTGACACACAGTGGAGACAAACCTTTTAAG tgTGTTGTTGGTGGCTGCAATGCCAGCTTTGCTTCTCAGGGAGGGCTAGCTCGCCATGTACCCACACACTTCAGTCAGCAGAACTCCTCAAAAGTTTCTAGCCAGCCAAAGGCCAAAGAAGAATCTCCTTCTAAAGCTGGAATGAACAAAAGGaggaaattaaagaacaaaagacGACGCTCATTAC CACGACCACATGATTTCTTCGATGCACAAACACTGGATGCGATAAGACATCGAGCCATATGCTTTAACCTCTCAGCTCATATAGAAAGTTTAGGGAAGGGACACAGTGTTGTTTTTCATAGTACT GTAATAGCTAAGAGAAAAGAGGATTCTGGAAAGATAAAACTTTTGCTTCATTGGATGCCTGAAGACAT TCTGCCTGACGTGTGGGTGAATGAAAGTGAACGACATCAGTTAAAAACTAAAGTAGTTCATTTATCAAAGCTACCCAAAGATACTGCCTTGCTTTTGGACCCAAACATATACAG aaCAATGCCGCAGAAGAGGTTGaagag AACTCTGATAAGAAAAGTGTTCAATTTGTATTTAAGCAAACAGTGA